The genomic DNA TTTCTGCTCAAAACCATCCAGTGGCTTCCaagcatacttttaaaataaagtccacggcttccctggtggcgcagtggttgagaatccgcctgccaatgcaggggacacgggttcgagccctggtctgggaagatcccacatgccgcggagcaactgggcccgtgagccacaactactgagcctgtgcgtctggagcctgtgctccgcaacaagagaggctgtgatagtgagaggcccgcgcaccgcgatgaagagtggcccccgcttgccacaactagagaaagccctcgcacagaaacgaagacccaacacagccaaaaataaataaataaatttaaaagagaagatgactactatccaaaaaaaaataaaaatttaaaaaaaaatgaagtccaaTTTCTGTACAATCCTTTCCAGGCCCTCCCTGGCCTGCCCTGCCTCCACCCTTCTGACTTCTTGTCCCAAGCCACTCACTCTCCCCATCGCTCACTGTGTTCCAGCTGCACTGGCCTCTTTGCTGTTTGGGTAATATACCAACCACGTTTTTGTTCCTTGGACTGCTCTGACCTCGAATCTCATTCCCTTCAGGTCTCTTCTCAAAGACTTCTTTTgaatgaagccttccctgaccacccaatATAAAGTAGCTCACATCTCACCCCTATCAAGTTCTATCCCCTTTCACTGGGAATTATTTTATtgtcatagcacttatcaccatctgacatgTATATTCGTGTGTTTTGTCTTACTGCCCCCCTTCTAGGCTATAAGCACCAGGAGAGCAGGGACTACTTGTATTTCCAgtacctggaacagtgcctggaacagagtgGGCACCCAATgagtatttcttgaaaaaaatggattaataaatGGCAGAGTCTAGAAAGCAAATGATAAACTGTAATTTATACTTGTAGCTGGTGAAACCAATTCTAAATCTcagaatctgggcttccctggtggcgcagtggttgagaatctgcctgccaatgcaggggacatgggttcgagccctggtctggaaggatcccacgtgccgtggagcaactgggcccgtgagccacaattactgagcctgcgcgtctggagcctgtgctccgcaacaagagaagccgcgatagtgagaggcccgcgcaccgcgatgaagaatggcccccgctcgccacaactagagaaagccctcccacagaaatgaagacccaacacagccataaaaataaataaaaaataaataaattaaatctcAGAATCTGTAAGTTCAACTGCACTCCTCATGTAACGTTGCGACCAACTAGACCACTGACTCTGCCTTACACATCTTTGTATCTCTAATGCCTCACATAGAACGTGAGACATGTAAGGTACTCAaaaaatgctgaatgaatgaatctattTTACTATTAGAAAGAAAGCTTAGCTAGTTCAGCTTGTGCCCCCTGGGTTGATGTGAGACAGGCTTGTTAAAAGTTATTGTACAACACTTTACAATTGTCGGGCACCAGGGCCATGCCTGGTGGCAGCTGGATTTTTATTTGAATGGAGAAGCCATTAGCACTGTGGTTAATTCAGTGATCTGATTTGTCCACAAGGGCTCCTTCATGTGGCTCTAACAGCCCTTTCCTTATGAGGGAATTAACCTGCCTGCCTTTGCAGAATAGGAAGACAGAGGTATTACAGATGAAATCACAGCACTGCTTAAGAGTTAAGGCCTGTAAAGCCTTACATTTACACCAAACCAGAATCTAGGAATGACCCAGAAACATAAAACCTattctaaaacaaaatgaaattaggTCTGAGTATCAGAGAAATTTCGTTAACATacaaaaatgcttattttttaaaacttattcatCAACATTGAAAAGCCCACACTTTTAAAGAGCACATAATACTCATTTATTagatttctttattaaaatttgtttttaattccttgaaTATCATTTTCTTAAGCTTCAATATTTCCTATATATAACGCTGACTATGAAATGTGTTATTCAAACTGGAACCCTCTGAGAGTGAAAGGACGCTCTAGCAATTATTTGGACTCACCATAGGGGCAAACGGAGACTGTCTCGGGCCATCTGAGACATGGAGTTTCTGTTCAAACGTATGCTGATAAGCTCGTACGTAGATAAATTCGgcttaaaaatccagatttctggttGTCTGGAAACATATATATGTTACATACaggttgttttaaaaaagtagatAGCCAGTAGGAGACCGGGAGTTCCCGCTTCTCTTCAGGCATGAGTCATGTGGCAGGAAACGAGCTCGGGCTGGACCAGCAGTTTTCTGGTCTAGACCTGAACTCCTCTGATAATCTGAGTGGAGGAGGAAGTACAGCAAGCAAAGGGCGCTATATACCTCCTCACTTAAGGAACAGGGAAGCATCTAAAGACATGTCCAGAAGGAAAACAGGATGTTATGATAAGAACAGTTCAGGGTGGAGTTGTAGTAAAGACAAGGGTGCCTACAGCAGTTTCGGGTCTCGAGATTCAAGAGGAAAGTCCAGTTATTTCAGTGATCGAGGAGGTGGATCAAGGGGAAGGTTTGATGATCGTGGACGGAATGACTATGATGGTTTTGGCAGTCGTGGTGACAGAACTGGCTTTGGCAACTTTGAACGTAGTGGACACAGTCGTTGGTGTGACAGGTCAGATGAAGAAGACGATTGGTCAAAACCACTTCCACCAAGTGAACGCTTGGAGCAGGAACTCTTTTCTGGAGGAAACACTGGGATTAACTTTGAGAAATATGATAATATACCAGTAGAGGCCACTGGCAATAACTGTCCTCCACGTATTGAAAGTTTCAGTGATGTTGAGATGGGAGAAATTATCATGGGTAACATTGCGCTTACTCGTTACACTCATCCTACTCCAGTGCAGAAACATGCCATTCCtattattaaaggaaaaagagactTGATGGCTTGTGCCCAAACAGGGTCTGGAAAAACTGCAGCATTTCTTTTGCCCATCTTGAGTCAAATTTATACAGATGGTCCAGGCGCGGCTTTGAAGGCTGTGAAGGAAAATGGAAGGTATGGACGCCGCAAACAATATCCAATCTCCTTGGTTTTAGCCCCAACAAGAGAATTGGCTGCACAGATCTATGAGGAAGCCAGGAAATTTTCATACTGGTCTCGAGTTCATCCTTGTGTGGTATATGGTGGTGCTGATATTGGTCAGCAGATTCGAGACTTAGAACGTGGATGTCACTTGTTAGTCGCCACTCCAGGACACCTGGTGGATATGATGGAAAGAGGAAAGATTGGGCTAAGAGTTCTGCAAATACTTAGTGTTGGATGAAGCTGATAGGATGCTGGATATGGGGTTCGAACCTCAAATATGTCGTATAGTTGAACAAGATACTATGCCACCAAGGGGTGTCTGCCACACCATGATGTTTAGTGCTACTTTTCCTAAGGAAATTCAGATGCTTGCTCGTGATTTCTTGGATGAATATATATTTCTGGCCGTAGGTAGAGTTGGTTCTACCTCTGAGAACATCACACAGAAAGTAGTTTGGGTAGAAGAGGCAGATAAACGGTCATTTCTGCTTGACCTCTTAAATGCAACAGGGAGGAATTCACTGACTTTAGTTTTTGTGGAGACCAAAAAGGGTGCTGACTCTCTGGAGGATTTCTTATACCATGAAGGATATGCTTATACCAGTATTCATGGAGACCGAtcacagagagatagagaggaaGCCCTTCACCAGCTTCGCTCAGGAAAAAGCCCGATTCTAGTGGCTACTGGTGTGGCAGCAAGAGGACTAGACATTTCAAATGTGAAACATGTTATCAATTTTAATTTGCCAAGTGATATTGAGGAGTATGTACATCGGATTGGCCGTACAGGACGTGTAGGAAACCTTGGTCTTGCCACCTCATTTTTcaatgaaagaaatataaatatttcttatatataagaaacatttatataaatatttatataaataaatatatatttttatatttatataaaatatttatatataaatatatataatatatttattatattataatatttatatattataataatataaatatgtattaaaatatatattaaaaaatatatattatatatattaaaatatatattaaaaatatatattaaaatatatatataatatttatatatattttatatataaaatatttatatttatataaatataaatattgaaaaatatttcacaaaggATTTGTTGGATCTTCTTGTTGAAGCTAAACAAGAAGTGCCATCTTGGTTAGAAAATATGGCTTATGATCACCACTATAAGGGTAGCAGTCGTGGGCGTTCTAAGAGATTCAGTGGAGGATTTGGTGCCCGAGACTACCGACAAAGTAGCAGTTCTGGCAGTTCTAGCTTTAGTAGTAGTCATGCAAGCAGCAGCCGCAGTGCTGGAGGTGGTCATGGCAGCCCCAGAGGATTTGGTGGAGGTGGCTATGGAGGCTTCTACACTAGTGATGGATACGGAGGAAATTGCAACTCTCAGGGGGCTGACTGGTGGGGCAACTGAATCTGCTTCACAGCAAAGTCACCCTTTTGAAAAAGCTAATATGGAAACCACATGTAACTTAACCAGACTAAACCGTATAGCTTCAAGAACTAGCAGTACATTACCAACTGTGATTCTCCTGAAAATTCAAGGGAGCTCaaagccaaaggaagaaaagaaaggaacaatcAACAACCCTATTAAGAAGTTGCTTTGAAAACTTAATTGCTGTAGTTTGGATTAACTCCCCTCCTGCTTATTTCCATCCCAAactgcatttataattttgtgacTGAGGATCATTTGTTAATGCATTGTGACTTTAACTTTAGGCAACTTACTATTTTGATGTCCTGTTGGCTCAGTAATGTTCTAGTTTTCAATTGTTTTGACAAAATAAATCCACTGAACTTGGGCTAAAATCAAACCTTGGTGCACAGGTGTGATGCAACTTAACAGGAATCATCAATTCATCCGTagatattataaagaaaaaatcttggaTGGTATCCTGCATTAGGACTTTTTGATAACTTGCAGAGTGGGGAGGAAAACATCTTACAGCAGAATTAGTTTCTAATGTGGCAGCCTGTACTAAGTTGAAGTTCTGACTTGCTCACTCTATCCTGGATAGGCACCTGTAATCTTTAAATAAGCCATTCCAGTCATGATGAGGTGTCATGTATGAATACATCCATATGTTTTTCAAAGCACTCTTCGAAGTTAATGCAAGTAAATATAACAGTTCCTCTATTAATGTTTAGGTTATTCTAAGCTAGGCAAATGCGGGCATATTAtaggaaaagtttaaaagttttgaTAACAGAAGTGTTTAGGGGAAATTTTATCTAATTAGATGTTTTTAATGCCTGCCATAAATGAAATTGAGATGGTAAAATGGCTGACCATGCCAGTGACCAGTCCTTTTAAGGACCTGCTTGGATTTTGGTCTACAATGCATGCTAGTGTTGATGTTTTTTGGTCAAGAGGATATGAGCAGGAGGGATTGTGCagcaggcttttatttttttttttaattttttttaaatttttttttaatttttttataaatttatttatttatttatttagttgtggctgtgttgggtcttcgtttctgtgcaagggctttctctagttgtggcgagcaggggcc from Balaenoptera acutorostrata chromosome X, mBalAcu1.1, whole genome shotgun sequence includes the following:
- the LOC103003603 gene encoding LOW QUALITY PROTEIN: ATP-dependent RNA helicase DDX3X (The sequence of the model RefSeq protein was modified relative to this genomic sequence to represent the inferred CDS: deleted 1 base in 1 codon), with product MSHVAGNELGLDQQFSGLDLNSSDNLSGGGSTASKGRYIPPHLRNREASKDMSRRKTGCYDKNSSGWSCSKDKGAYSSFGSRDSRGKSSYFSDRGGGSRGRFDDRGRNDYDGFGSRGDRTGFGNFERSGHSRWCDRSDEEDDWSKPLPPSERLEQELFSGGNTGINFEKYDNIPVEATGNNCPPRIESFSDVEMGEIIMGNIALTRYTHPTPVQKHAIPIIKGKRDLMACAQTGSGKTAAFLLPILSQIYTDGPGAALKAVKENGRYGRRKQYPISLVLAPTRELAAQIYEEARKFSYWSRVHPCVVYGGADIGQQIRDLERGCHLLVATPGHLVDMMERGKIGLEFCKYLVLDEADRMLDMGFEPQICRIVEQDTMPPRGVCHTMMFSATFPKEIQMLARDFLDEYIFLAVGRVGSTSENITQKVVWVEEADKRSFLLDLLNATGRNSLTLVFVETKKGADSLEDFLYHEGYAYTSIHGDRSQRDREEALHQLRSGKSPILVATGVAARGLDISNVKHVINFNLPSDIEEYVHRIGRTGRVGNLGLATSFFNERNINITKDLLDLLVEAKQEVPSWLENMAYDHHYKGSSRGRSKRFSGGFGARDYRQSSSSGSSSFSSSHASSSRSAGGGHGSPRGFGGGGYGGFYTSDGYGGNCNSQGADWWGN